A window of the Syntrophothermus lipocalidus DSM 12680 genome harbors these coding sequences:
- a CDS encoding ABC transporter permease, which yields MTFIAFQGSVELGIIYAIMALGVFISFRTLNMPDLTVDGSFTLGAAVSAVMCLQGSPWMGLPLAFVAGCLAGSVTALLHTKFKIQPLLSGILVMLALYSVNLRVMGRANIPLINLKTVFHSWPWLGGWMNEYATLLVPSALLGLILILLFLFLKTRFGFVLRATGDNPQMVRFVGVNTDVTILAGLALSNGLVALSGCLIAQYQLFADISMGVGMVIIGLASVIIGEGVFGTNPLLRRLLAVVLGAIVYRLVIAIAMELGMPPTDLKLVSAVVVTLALAAPAVKEQLAATRRRVQAQASKNGGENKRDA from the coding sequence ATGACGTTTATAGCCTTTCAGGGGTCGGTTGAGCTCGGAATCATTTACGCCATAATGGCCCTAGGTGTTTTCATATCGTTTCGTACGCTTAACATGCCCGATCTAACGGTAGACGGCAGCTTCACTTTAGGAGCAGCCGTTTCTGCGGTGATGTGTCTCCAGGGCAGCCCTTGGATGGGGCTGCCTCTGGCCTTTGTAGCTGGATGTTTGGCAGGATCGGTAACCGCTCTTTTGCACACCAAATTTAAGATACAGCCTTTATTGTCCGGTATCCTGGTCATGCTGGCTCTCTACTCTGTCAACCTCCGGGTGATGGGGCGAGCCAATATCCCGCTCATCAATTTGAAGACCGTTTTCCATTCCTGGCCCTGGCTGGGTGGGTGGATGAATGAGTACGCCACGCTTTTAGTGCCTAGCGCCCTGCTCGGCCTTATCCTTATACTGCTGTTTTTGTTCTTGAAAACACGCTTCGGATTCGTGCTTAGGGCTACTGGGGACAACCCCCAAATGGTGCGCTTTGTTGGAGTCAACACTGATGTGACTATCCTGGCCGGGTTAGCCCTATCCAACGGGCTAGTAGCTCTATCCGGCTGTCTGATTGCCCAGTATCAACTCTTCGCGGATATCAGCATGGGAGTAGGCATGGTGATTATCGGCCTGGCCTCGGTGATCATCGGGGAAGGCGTCTTCGGGACTAACCCCCTGTTGCGTCGCCTATTGGCAGTAGTGCTTGGGGCTATCGTGTATCGATTGGTTATTGCCATCGCAATGGAGCTCGGTATGCCACCGACCGATCTCAAACTCGTTTCTGCGGTAGTTGTCACTCTGGCTCTGGCGGCTCCGGCCGTTAAGGAGCAATTAGCAGCAACCAGACGACGAGTCCAAGCCCAAGCCAGCAAGAACGGAGGGGAGAACAAGCGCGATGCTTGA
- the mqnC gene encoding cyclic dehypoxanthinyl futalosine synthase: MNAKNILAELVQGRRMESEEFLFLFHEADLLELAQAAALVRDRLFPDNLVTFIIDRNINYTNICSCGCRFCAFYRSPGAEDGYVITEEELFNKIREALDLGATQVMIQGGLHPDLGIEFFENMFRSIKENFNITVHSLTAPEIAHIAKVSGLTTRETLKRLAAAGLDSLPGGGAEVLHDEIRSYISPNKIKTKEWLRIMEEAHETGLKTTATMMMGSIDGPEHRLAHLEAVRSLQDRTGGFRAFILWTYQPGNNELMGQKVTSSEYLRTLALSRLYLDNIEHIQGSWVTQGEQIGQLSIFFGADDLGSIMIEENVVKATGLCYRMSRERMIELIRKTGKTPALRDTEYKILQVYDEL; this comes from the coding sequence TTGAATGCCAAAAATATTCTGGCCGAGCTGGTCCAGGGCCGGCGCATGGAGTCAGAGGAGTTCTTGTTTCTTTTTCACGAAGCTGATCTATTAGAGCTGGCACAGGCTGCGGCTCTGGTCAGGGACCGGCTTTTTCCCGACAATCTTGTGACTTTCATTATCGATCGCAATATCAATTATACAAACATATGCTCGTGTGGATGCAGATTTTGCGCGTTCTACCGTTCTCCCGGGGCAGAGGACGGCTACGTGATAACGGAAGAAGAATTGTTCAACAAGATCCGAGAAGCCCTTGATCTCGGGGCCACGCAGGTAATGATACAGGGAGGCCTGCATCCTGATTTAGGCATAGAGTTTTTTGAAAACATGTTTCGAAGCATAAAAGAAAACTTTAATATCACCGTGCACTCTCTTACCGCCCCCGAGATAGCTCACATCGCCAAAGTGTCGGGCCTTACTACCCGCGAGACATTGAAAAGGCTGGCCGCAGCCGGTCTGGATTCCCTGCCGGGAGGCGGGGCAGAAGTGCTGCATGATGAGATAAGGTCGTACATCAGCCCCAACAAGATAAAAACCAAAGAGTGGCTGCGCATAATGGAGGAGGCTCACGAAACCGGCCTCAAGACTACTGCCACCATGATGATGGGTAGCATTGACGGGCCGGAGCACCGCCTGGCCCACCTAGAAGCTGTGCGTTCGCTGCAGGACCGGACCGGAGGGTTTCGCGCTTTTATCCTGTGGACCTACCAGCCGGGTAACAACGAACTGATGGGGCAAAAGGTAACCAGCAGTGAGTACCTGCGTACACTGGCCTTGAGCCGGCTGTACCTGGATAACATAGAGCACATTCAGGGTTCGTGGGTTACCCAGGGAGAGCAAATAGGGCAGTTGTCGATTTTTTTCGGAGCCGATGACCTGGGCAGCATCATGATTGAAGAGAACGTGGTCAAAGCTACCGGACTCTGCTACAGGATGAGCCGGGAGCGCATGATAGAGCTTATCAGGAAAACGGGAAAGACTCCGGCTTTGAGGGACACCGAATACAAGATTCTGCAGGTTTACGATGAGCTGTGA
- a CDS encoding ABC-ATPase domain-containing protein: MLKKADLVKILSRIEGRGYKAYQEIRGSYEMGTHLLYIDHVQGDPFASPSRVRVQVPLSRAGFPDYLLDGIERKVALGDILARRAEMVIARLVKGRRGTGKSGMIHIDAGEQEVLPRTAVRIGTDYLEARISVGLPAAGRTVLGHEAASMLTEELGAVVEGTFFMNAWKEEELRRHVWMFEDQNWIRSQLKALGLVAFIGNGSVLPRKSGISNKPMTTSEVVRFFAPSTLEVVIDTKHHGPITGMGIPTGVTLIVGGGYHGKSTLLKAIERGIYNHIAGDGREWVITNPTAVKIRAEDGRYVQKVDITTFISNLPSGEPTSSFTTENASGSTSQAANIIEALEMGAEVLLLDEDTSATNFMIRDARMQMLVPKEKEPITPYIDRVQQLYREKGVSTIIVMGGAGDYFDVCDTVIMMDNYRPHDVTKEAKLTSRQLPTKRQPEVPGGLPACRQRVPLKESFNPFRGRKVKAEARGLHTVVFGELTIDLSLVEQIVDSSQTRAIADIILYCTRYVDGQRSLRQVLELVYEDITEKGLDVVSPFYGQHPGDLAFPRILETAAAINRMRTLRVKN; the protein is encoded by the coding sequence ATGTTGAAAAAGGCGGATTTAGTCAAGATTCTGTCGCGGATTGAAGGAAGAGGTTACAAGGCCTATCAGGAGATAAGAGGAAGCTACGAAATGGGGACTCACTTACTCTATATAGACCACGTACAAGGAGACCCTTTTGCTTCCCCATCTCGAGTTCGGGTTCAAGTGCCCCTGAGTCGGGCGGGATTTCCAGACTATCTCCTGGACGGAATAGAGCGCAAGGTGGCGTTGGGAGATATATTGGCCCGTCGCGCAGAGATGGTTATTGCTCGCCTTGTGAAGGGGCGAAGAGGAACGGGCAAGAGCGGGATGATTCACATCGATGCCGGGGAACAAGAGGTCCTGCCACGAACTGCGGTAAGGATCGGCACCGATTACTTGGAAGCTAGAATTTCTGTCGGGTTACCCGCAGCCGGTCGCACTGTTTTGGGACACGAGGCGGCTAGCATGTTGACGGAGGAATTGGGAGCTGTAGTTGAAGGCACCTTTTTTATGAACGCCTGGAAGGAGGAGGAATTACGCCGGCACGTATGGATGTTCGAAGATCAGAACTGGATCCGTAGCCAACTGAAGGCGCTGGGGCTGGTAGCTTTTATCGGCAACGGCTCGGTTCTTCCACGAAAAAGCGGTATCAGCAACAAGCCGATGACCACCTCAGAAGTTGTCCGGTTTTTTGCTCCCTCAACCCTTGAAGTAGTGATCGACACCAAACATCACGGACCGATAACCGGTATGGGTATTCCGACCGGGGTAACCTTGATCGTAGGGGGAGGGTACCACGGCAAAAGCACCCTTTTGAAGGCTATCGAGAGGGGAATATACAACCATATCGCGGGGGACGGACGCGAGTGGGTAATTACTAATCCGACCGCGGTCAAAATCCGAGCCGAGGATGGGCGTTATGTGCAAAAAGTTGACATAACTACTTTTATCAGCAACTTGCCGTCGGGAGAGCCTACGAGCAGCTTCACTACTGAAAATGCCAGTGGCAGCACTTCCCAAGCAGCCAACATAATCGAAGCCCTGGAAATGGGAGCCGAGGTCTTGCTCCTAGACGAAGATACAAGTGCCACCAATTTCATGATCAGGGATGCCCGCATGCAGATGCTGGTACCGAAGGAGAAAGAACCTATTACCCCTTACATCGACCGGGTGCAGCAGTTGTACCGCGAAAAAGGGGTATCGACCATAATAGTCATGGGCGGGGCAGGGGACTACTTCGACGTGTGCGACACCGTAATTATGATGGATAATTATCGTCCGCATGATGTGACGAAGGAAGCCAAGCTGACTTCCCGGCAGTTACCCACCAAAAGGCAGCCGGAAGTTCCGGGAGGTTTGCCGGCTTGCAGACAACGCGTGCCTCTCAAGGAAAGCTTTAATCCGTTCCGCGGGCGCAAAGTGAAAGCTGAGGCCAGAGGTCTGCACACGGTGGTGTTTGGCGAGCTGACAATCGATTTGAGTTTAGTGGAACAGATAGTTGATTCCAGCCAGACGCGAGCTATCGCCGATATCATTCTGTATTGCACGCGTTACGTCGATGGGCAACGTTCGCTGCGTCAAGTGTTGGAATTAGTGTATGAAGACATAACAGAAAAAGGGCTAGATGTGGTTTCGCCATTCTACGGGCAACACCCTGGGGATCTGGCGTTTCCTAGGATATTGGAAACAGCTGCAGCCATAAATCGGATGCGTACACTGAGGGTTAAAAACTGA
- a CDS encoding PHP domain-containing protein, which translates to MVKATVDLHLHTTASDGATSALELVHQAAAMGLKTISFCDHESIEGYKQALETAEELGLELIPGVELLTMHEGREIHLLGYYVDPDSPVLNSWLKELREDRNVIAEQMVDKFNKHGYDIKFERVKEIATDNVAIGKNHFLFALIEAGYINTKDEIIHILRDYLAQHGLAHVDFSKNPYYEAVEIIIECGGIPVLAHPGLIRDDHLVLDLLRHPKLGLEVYYYYLGPDAEKLRQRYYTLARERNLVMTGGSDYHGRFSPDVKLGQVYVPEGVVAQLKAQVALREKGVLKSG; encoded by the coding sequence ATGGTAAAAGCCACCGTGGATCTACACTTGCACACGACCGCGTCGGACGGGGCTACTTCTGCCCTGGAACTCGTACACCAGGCGGCTGCTATGGGCCTGAAAACTATCAGTTTTTGTGACCATGAAAGCATCGAAGGATACAAGCAGGCGTTAGAAACGGCAGAAGAACTGGGGTTGGAGCTTATTCCTGGGGTGGAGCTGCTCACGATGCACGAGGGAAGGGAAATACATCTTCTGGGATATTATGTAGACCCTGATTCCCCGGTCCTTAATTCCTGGTTAAAGGAACTGAGGGAAGACCGAAACGTAATAGCAGAACAGATGGTCGACAAGTTCAATAAGCACGGTTATGACATTAAGTTTGAAAGAGTAAAAGAGATTGCGACTGATAACGTGGCTATCGGGAAGAACCATTTTCTTTTTGCGCTCATTGAAGCCGGTTATATTAATACGAAGGACGAGATTATCCATATCCTACGGGACTACCTGGCTCAACACGGATTAGCTCATGTCGATTTTTCTAAGAACCCGTACTATGAAGCGGTGGAAATCATTATAGAGTGCGGGGGAATACCGGTGCTGGCGCATCCCGGGCTGATACGGGATGACCACTTGGTTCTGGATCTGTTACGCCATCCCAAGCTAGGACTAGAGGTGTACTATTACTATCTCGGACCCGATGCTGAAAAGCTGCGACAGAGGTATTACACCCTGGCTCGGGAGAGAAACCTGGTTATGACTGGAGGAAGCGATTACCACGGGCGGTTTTCCCCGGATGTCAAGTTGGGACAGGTATACGTGCCGGAGGGGGTAGTTGCCCAGTTAAAGGCTCAAGTAGCTTTAAGAGAGAAAGGGGTTCTAAAGAGTGGGTAA
- a CDS encoding D-alanine--D-alanine ligase, with protein MGKKVLVLYGGKSKEREVSLRSGRAVADALSQKGFEVSVLDLNENSVASIVADRPDVAFIALHGKYGEDGTVQGLLDILEIPYVGSDVLTSAVCINKATTKKILAYEQLPTAPFVILNTERGPKIGLAEMADKVVKELGLPAVVKPATQGSSIGTTIVKKEEALIPALETALGYDGELVVERFIDGTEVTASVLGNEDAEVLPLIEIVAENEFYDYEAKYTPGMSHHIIPARISERARVRVEEIALKTYHAFKCRGFSRVDFIVDKNDNPFVLEINTIPGMTSLSLFPDAARAAGMSFEDLCARLVELALSAKK; from the coding sequence GTGGGTAAGAAGGTGCTGGTTCTTTACGGGGGGAAATCTAAAGAACGGGAGGTCTCGCTTCGCAGCGGCAGGGCCGTAGCCGATGCCCTGTCCCAAAAGGGGTTCGAGGTTAGTGTTCTCGACCTAAATGAAAACTCGGTAGCCAGCATTGTCGCGGACAGGCCAGATGTAGCATTCATCGCTCTTCACGGTAAGTACGGAGAGGATGGAACAGTCCAAGGCTTGCTCGATATCTTAGAAATACCCTACGTCGGTTCAGACGTTCTCACCAGTGCGGTGTGTATAAACAAGGCTACGACGAAGAAAATATTAGCCTATGAACAACTGCCTACGGCTCCTTTTGTCATCCTTAACACGGAACGGGGTCCCAAGATAGGCTTGGCAGAAATGGCGGACAAAGTTGTAAAGGAACTGGGCCTGCCTGCAGTAGTCAAGCCTGCAACTCAAGGGTCTAGCATAGGCACTACCATCGTCAAAAAGGAAGAGGCCCTTATTCCGGCCCTCGAAACTGCTCTGGGTTATGACGGGGAGCTAGTGGTAGAAAGGTTCATCGACGGTACAGAAGTAACCGCATCAGTGTTAGGCAACGAAGATGCCGAGGTACTTCCCCTAATTGAAATAGTGGCCGAAAACGAGTTCTACGATTACGAAGCCAAGTACACGCCCGGTATGAGTCACCACATAATCCCGGCCCGTATCAGTGAGCGGGCGCGGGTCAGGGTGGAAGAGATTGCGTTGAAAACATACCATGCCTTCAAATGCCGGGGTTTTTCGAGGGTAGATTTCATCGTAGACAAGAATGACAATCCGTTTGTTCTCGAGATAAATACAATTCCCGGCATGACTTCGCTCAGCTTGTTCCCGGATGCAGCTCGAGCGGCGGGAATGAGCTTTGAGGACCTATGTGCCCGCTTGGTCGAATTGGCCTTATCCGCCAAAAAATAA
- a CDS encoding ABC transporter ATP-binding protein — MLEIRELSKTFAPDKVNKEIALDNLSLTLEEGEFITVIGSNGAGKSTLLNCISGVHLPDAGRIILDGMDITFWPEYKRSRYIGRVFQDPLLGTAFDMTIEENLAMAYAKGKTRGLLPGVRRNETRLFRDKLAELGLGLEDRIRQKVGFLSGGERQALTLLMATIVRPRLLLLDEHTAALDPATAQRVLKLTRDIVLEHQLTTIMVTHNMREALEYGTRTVMMHNGRLILDIAGPERENMTVEKLVSLFSQRSGSGIENDRMLLG, encoded by the coding sequence ATGCTTGAGATTCGAGAACTTAGCAAAACGTTTGCCCCTGACAAGGTCAATAAAGAGATAGCCCTCGATAATTTGAGTCTCACCCTCGAGGAAGGCGAGTTCATCACCGTGATTGGCAGCAACGGAGCGGGCAAATCCACCTTGCTCAACTGCATTTCTGGCGTGCATTTACCCGACGCGGGCCGAATAATCCTGGATGGAATGGATATCACCTTCTGGCCCGAGTATAAACGTTCGCGTTATATCGGGCGGGTATTCCAGGATCCTCTCCTCGGCACCGCATTCGACATGACTATAGAGGAAAATTTGGCCATGGCCTATGCGAAAGGCAAGACTCGTGGGCTTCTGCCCGGCGTGCGAAGGAATGAAACCAGGCTGTTCAGGGACAAATTGGCTGAACTCGGCCTGGGATTGGAAGATAGAATACGACAGAAGGTCGGGTTTCTATCGGGCGGAGAAAGACAAGCCCTTACTCTGCTCATGGCTACCATTGTGAGACCGCGCCTGTTGTTGCTCGACGAACACACGGCAGCTTTGGACCCTGCGACTGCCCAGAGGGTGCTTAAACTAACACGGGACATCGTTTTGGAGCATCAACTAACAACCATCATGGTTACGCACAATATGAGGGAAGCCTTGGAATACGGTACTCGTACCGTCATGATGCATAATGGCCGTCTTATACTGGATATTGCGGGTCCTGAACGCGAAAACATGACTGTGGAGAAACTCGTATCCCTCTTTAGCCAGAGAAGCGGAAGCGGGATAGAGAACGATAGAATGCTGCTTGGTTAG
- a CDS encoding ABC transporter substrate-binding protein encodes MIKRWFSALLAVAFGFMILMLAGCGSGNTSSTSGDKAEKKKFTIGIVQIVEHPSLNTIRESFIAGLAAQGYKDGDNVVIDYQNAQGDQSNLKSICQRFANKKYDLIVAIATPSAQAAVGETKDIPIVFAACTDPVGSGLVADLNKPGGNVTGTSDAVSAEKIMELAQRITPGFKTIGALYNSSETNSLSVINNLKEYAKKQGLRVVDATVTNSSEVQQATASLVGKVDIIFSPIDNTVASAMPVVTQVTRKAKIPMYVGADSMVKDGGLATYGINYEVLGKETAEMAVQVLKGTKPGDIPVKTMSDMDIYVNLETAKAIGVTIPDDILKKAAKVFGD; translated from the coding sequence ATGATAAAGCGTTGGTTTTCGGCTCTGTTAGCTGTTGCGTTCGGCTTTATGATTCTAATGCTGGCCGGTTGCGGTTCAGGGAATACCTCCAGCACCTCCGGAGACAAAGCGGAAAAGAAAAAATTTACCATCGGTATCGTTCAGATAGTTGAGCATCCATCGCTCAACACCATTAGGGAGTCATTTATCGCTGGCCTGGCCGCCCAAGGGTATAAAGATGGCGATAATGTAGTTATCGATTACCAGAATGCGCAGGGCGATCAGTCCAACCTGAAGAGTATCTGCCAGAGATTTGCTAACAAGAAATACGATCTCATCGTAGCCATAGCTACCCCTTCAGCCCAGGCAGCTGTTGGCGAAACCAAGGATATTCCTATCGTTTTTGCAGCTTGCACTGATCCGGTCGGTTCTGGGCTGGTTGCTGATCTTAACAAGCCGGGGGGTAATGTCACCGGTACTTCTGACGCCGTATCAGCAGAGAAGATAATGGAACTAGCGCAGCGCATTACTCCTGGGTTCAAGACTATTGGGGCTTTATACAACTCAAGTGAAACCAACTCGCTGTCAGTAATCAACAACCTAAAAGAGTACGCGAAGAAACAAGGCCTCCGAGTGGTGGATGCCACGGTTACCAATTCTTCCGAGGTTCAACAGGCTACGGCATCGCTTGTAGGGAAGGTAGATATCATTTTCTCGCCCATCGATAACACCGTAGCCTCTGCGATGCCAGTGGTCACCCAAGTCACAAGAAAAGCTAAGATACCGATGTATGTTGGTGCAGATTCTATGGTCAAAGACGGCGGCCTCGCAACCTACGGCATCAATTATGAGGTGTTGGGGAAAGAAACGGCTGAGATGGCGGTTCAAGTTCTAAAAGGAACGAAACCGGGAGACATTCCGGTTAAAACCATGTCCGACATGGATATCTATGTCAATTTGGAAACCGCTAAGGCGATTGGGGTAACCATCCCTGACGACATTTTAAAGAAAGCTGCAAAGGTTTTCGGTGACTAA
- a CDS encoding MTAP family purine nucleoside phosphorylase yields the protein MKSIPACEYAVIGGSSTFNIDFPEELGLDYVRAIEDGLQFDTPYGRSPAFKRFELTTEEGESRHILTCRMHGWRRGVTRKQASQQVFWVLREAGVQKIIGEGGVGGINHLLKPRDVVVPNDYIDFSMRKDVGLDDHYLLIMREALCPELRRLLVETAARLTSYRVFDRGVYAVTDGRHFESPAEVNLFRMAGADVVGQSLCPEVYLAREIGACYAGIYLVVNYAEGVVESWEHRELEEIFYSEGYSLGRVIVETVRSIPAATRCNCSGLRKETLLKGIY from the coding sequence GTGAAGAGTATCCCTGCTTGCGAATATGCGGTCATCGGGGGATCCAGCACCTTCAACATAGACTTCCCTGAGGAATTGGGGCTTGATTATGTGCGTGCGATCGAAGACGGATTGCAGTTCGATACCCCTTACGGCAGAAGCCCGGCTTTTAAACGTTTTGAACTGACTACGGAAGAGGGAGAATCCCGTCATATTCTGACCTGCCGCATGCACGGCTGGAGACGGGGCGTAACCCGCAAACAGGCATCCCAGCAGGTTTTTTGGGTTTTGCGGGAGGCGGGGGTTCAAAAGATAATCGGTGAAGGGGGAGTAGGGGGTATAAACCACCTACTCAAACCCAGGGATGTGGTTGTGCCTAACGACTACATAGACTTTTCCATGCGGAAAGACGTCGGGCTCGACGATCACTATCTTCTGATAATGCGAGAGGCACTTTGTCCCGAACTGCGCCGTTTATTAGTAGAAACGGCTGCCAGACTGACTTCGTATCGGGTATTTGATCGCGGGGTTTATGCGGTCACCGACGGGCGACACTTTGAAAGCCCGGCCGAGGTCAACCTGTTCCGAATGGCCGGGGCTGACGTGGTAGGTCAGAGCCTGTGCCCTGAAGTATACCTGGCCCGGGAAATAGGGGCATGTTACGCTGGGATATACCTGGTCGTCAACTATGCTGAAGGCGTGGTAGAATCTTGGGAGCACCGTGAACTGGAAGAAATATTCTACTCAGAAGGATACTCGCTGGGACGCGTCATCGTGGAGACTGTTCGCTCGATCCCTGCGGCTACACGCTGCAACTGTTCCGGTCTGCGGAAAGAAACGCTGCTTAAAGGCATCTACTGA
- the mqnE gene encoding aminofutalosine synthase MqnE, producing the protein MDRRLSEIRAKVEDGERLNREEGIYLFSVNDILTLGEMARAVKWRKTGRDVYFNVNRHINLTNVCISQCEFCAFGRDAKAPGAYTMTVEEALRLAREAVPLNITEIHVVSALHPQLPFDYYVQVINELHREFPHVHLQAFTAVEIQYFSKISGLTVREVLETLKAAGLGSLPGGGAEILKDEVRGITCPRKATAEEWLDVHRTAHQLGLRTNATMLYGHIESIEDRVDHLLSLRELQDETGGFQAFIPLPFHPENTRLSHIQRTTAVEDLKVLAISRLMLDNVDHIKAFWIMLGVPLAQLSLEFGADDLDGTVVEERITHAAGAKTDVGIAKPELIRLIKAAGYEPVERDTVYNVVARY; encoded by the coding sequence ATGGACAGGAGATTGAGCGAAATAAGAGCGAAGGTCGAAGACGGAGAAAGACTGAACCGGGAGGAGGGAATTTATCTCTTTTCCGTAAATGATATCCTAACCCTGGGGGAGATGGCCAGGGCGGTTAAGTGGAGAAAAACCGGGCGCGATGTTTACTTCAACGTGAACCGACACATAAACCTTACTAATGTTTGCATTTCCCAGTGCGAGTTTTGCGCCTTTGGCAGGGATGCAAAGGCTCCTGGTGCCTACACTATGACGGTGGAAGAAGCCTTGAGACTAGCCAGAGAGGCTGTACCCCTGAACATAACCGAAATACACGTGGTGAGCGCTTTACATCCCCAACTCCCGTTTGATTATTATGTACAGGTTATAAACGAGCTGCATCGGGAATTTCCCCATGTTCACCTCCAAGCGTTTACCGCGGTGGAGATACAGTATTTTTCAAAGATATCTGGTCTCACCGTTAGGGAAGTCTTGGAGACCCTTAAAGCTGCAGGTTTGGGGTCGCTTCCCGGAGGCGGAGCGGAGATATTGAAGGACGAAGTGCGTGGTATCACTTGTCCCAGGAAAGCTACGGCCGAGGAATGGCTCGACGTGCACCGCACTGCTCATCAATTAGGATTACGTACCAACGCTACCATGCTTTACGGGCACATCGAATCGATTGAAGACAGGGTTGACCACCTATTGTCATTGCGCGAACTTCAGGACGAGACCGGGGGCTTTCAAGCTTTTATACCTCTGCCTTTCCATCCCGAAAACACCCGGCTAAGTCATATCCAGCGCACGACGGCGGTGGAAGATCTCAAGGTTCTCGCCATATCGCGTCTGATGCTCGACAACGTGGATCATATAAAAGCCTTCTGGATAATGCTGGGAGTGCCTTTGGCTCAGCTTTCCCTGGAATTTGGGGCCGATGACTTGGACGGCACGGTGGTGGAAGAACGGATTACCCACGCGGCGGGTGCTAAGACCGATGTAGGGATTGCTAAACCAGAACTCATACGGTTGATCAAAGCGGCTGGCTACGAGCCGGTAGAAAGAGATACCGTCTACAACGTTGTTGCCAGGTATTAG
- a CDS encoding menaquinone biosynthetic enzyme MqnA/MqnD family protein, which translates to MRARIGHIRFLNCFPVLYGLRALDALPDIELVQGTPAQLNRMLVSRELDLTPISSIQYARNAEDLLLVPGISISCDGRVMSILLFSKLPIAELGGKRIALTNVSATSHVLLRILMERKYKLEAEYAVTEPDLDFMLKEADAALLIGDDAMHSSQRANGELFVYDLGEEWKDYTGEPMVCAVWAVRRDFAETNLEEATFIQKALVSSVQYSLNRTQEVAQAAVNGSSFSAQFLEEYFSVLKFGFDAKLKQGLRRYYEEAHSIGALTGVPSLEFLEV; encoded by the coding sequence GTGAGAGCAAGGATTGGACATATTCGGTTTCTCAACTGTTTCCCCGTACTGTACGGGTTGAGAGCGCTTGACGCTCTGCCGGACATAGAGCTGGTGCAGGGCACACCGGCTCAGCTGAACCGGATGCTTGTGAGCAGAGAACTAGACCTTACTCCCATATCTTCTATACAGTATGCCCGAAATGCGGAAGATCTGCTGCTGGTTCCTGGTATCTCGATAAGTTGCGACGGCAGGGTGATGAGCATCCTTCTTTTTTCGAAACTTCCCATAGCAGAATTAGGCGGAAAGAGGATAGCCCTGACTAACGTTTCGGCCACCTCCCACGTTTTGTTACGCATACTGATGGAACGCAAGTACAAGCTGGAAGCGGAGTACGCGGTAACAGAGCCCGATCTCGACTTCATGCTGAAGGAGGCGGACGCTGCGTTGTTGATTGGGGACGACGCCATGCATTCCAGCCAGCGGGCGAACGGTGAACTTTTTGTCTATGACCTCGGCGAGGAGTGGAAGGATTATACCGGAGAACCCATGGTTTGCGCGGTATGGGCTGTACGTCGGGATTTTGCTGAAACCAACTTAGAGGAGGCTACATTCATACAGAAAGCGCTGGTAAGCTCGGTTCAGTATAGTCTGAACCGGACGCAGGAAGTAGCCCAGGCCGCGGTCAATGGTAGTTCATTCTCCGCGCAATTCTTGGAGGAGTATTTCTCCGTTCTCAAGTTCGGCTTTGATGCGAAGCTCAAACAGGGACTGAGGCGGTATTACGAAGAAGCTCACAGTATAGGAGCCTTAACAGGCGTCCCTTCACTGGAGTTCTTGGAGGTATAA